TTAGTTGTTTGAGCGGTAAACGAATAGGAAATAGCAAGCTTTCCACTACACTCACAGCTAGAATCAGTTTGACAAACATTAAATAAATATGAAGCAGTTGTAACTCTTTTTAAAGTTTTTATGAATTTTTATTGCATTGTAATTCAATAACTTATAAAAAACTTTTAATATTTTCACAAGTTAAGCAAATACCTCACCCCTCTGGAAAATTTAAAGGCAGTGCGGACAAAAAGAGGAGCTTGCCAAATTCTTGACTTTTGTAAAGTTTTAATATATAGTGAACTCGCATGAAGCAGCCGTTTGTTCTAGCCCCACGCTATCGTTTAGATGATGAGTCAATTTGGCTCGAAGGAATCGATCCAGCGCGTCATTATTGGATTGCAGTTAACGGTGAAAATAGCCTCAAAGTAGCAATTCCAGGATTAACTGTTTCTTGCATAACTGAATGGAAGCAAAGTGTTCGGAAGTTTCGGGCGCTGCAACCGGGACAGCAAATGGATTTATTACGAGCTGCTAACGCTTGCAGCATTCACTGCATCAGCGAAAACTGTTACGCGATCGCATCAGAAATCCAAGGTTTTCCAGTCTGGCACCTCTTCGACGCAGAAGCTTTAGAAAATCTTCTGAGAACTGGTCATCCAGACTGGCAATTTTCGCCCAAAGACATCGATTTAGGGCGTCAGATAATTTGGCGTTCCTTCCAGCAAGCAACAGAGCTGCATGAATCATTCATTAATAAAACATTCTAGTGACGCAAACCTAATAGCTCTTGCGGAGAAGCTAATAGTTTGATAGTAGCGGAGAAAATTTCCCTCTGCGGATTGACTACAAAAAGCCAAGTAACATTAACGCCAAAAACAGGGGTCTGTACCTTTCCACTTACTTGAAACTGAATGTAGCTATCTTCTAGGGGTAAGTGAATCCCTTCGCGAGGATAAAGTCGCATTCCTTGAGCTTCTTGTTGCAGATATGCGGCGATCGCATCTACTCCAACCACTGGCGATTCAAACGGCGGCAGCATCGCTCCATCCGTAGCAAATAAAGCAGCTGTTGCCTGAAAATCCCCTGTATTCATCGTCTCGAAATAACGCAATATAACAGATTCGGTAACACCCTCAATCTTTAAACTTATACTGGCAGGAGATTTTAAATTAGAGTCAATCGCATCGGCAGTCTGCATGGTGACTAATTCTTCCATAATTTCAGTCAGACAAAACTAAGTTCGATCGTAATTACAAACATCCAACAAATTAAACGAAAAAGCAGGCCGAAACCTGCTCCCTCAGAAAGATTCTGCCGAACGATATCAGCATTCTCTCAAAAAATTTTAATTCTTACTTTATGAATATGCTCAGTCAGCCAACGGATCGATACCCATATCCATCGTCGCATCCCGCAGAAATGTAATCTGTTGACCAAAATCTAACTCCTTGACAGCTTTCAGCACCCTTTCTCCATCACAAGAAAGCTGGTAGCCAGCTGGCACAGGCACCATAAAACCTTGAGTCATCCATTTCGCTAATTGATACCAAAAAGCTAACTTGGTGTTGGGGCTCAGAACACCGTAAGAACGACCGATCTGGGTGTCTTCCTTGATAACCAAGTCACGCATCGCTTGTAGTTGCTCAGTATGAGACATCTGCTTGATTCGCTCGAGCAAACCTTCTGCCAGATGTAAACGAGCCGATCCGGGAGTGGCAGGTGCGATCGAACGACCCCAATCGGCATAAGCGTACCAAAGCACTGCCAGTTGGTCATCCACACTGAGACGGTTAAATAAAGCTGTGGTCGCAGAAACCGGATCGGCTAGGCGATAGGAAATGAAAGTTTTAGAGAAGCAGATTGAAGCGAAGTCTGCCATAAAGGTCATAGAAACTCCTTACCCTGGAAGGTAGTGAAAACTGATACCCAGTTTTTGCGTTATTGTAAGCTGGGAACTGAGCTAAACTCTCTCACTTTTCTTTCTTGGAAGAGAGATTGTTGAGGAGTTAATGAATCTCTCTCTCTTTTTACATAGTGCAAGATATTTTCATAATTTGCAAGTCAAATTTGTAAATCCGATAAGTTTGCAATTATAGTTTTAAGTTTGGCTAAAATGTGATTTATATCACTGGAAAATTCGCCTTTTTCGATCTATGAATTCCAAAAAACAATCAACGTGGGAAGTTTCCGCTTTCACCGCTCAGGTAAAGCAAAAAGCTTTAGATCTGGGGTTTCACAAGGCTGGAATTGCGGCTGTCGAACCGCAAGCCGACTCAGAAGCGCAGCAATTACAAGCATGGTTGGCCTTGGATTATCACGCTGATATGGTATGGATGGAGAACCCCAAACGTCAAAATGTCCGTCTGGTAATGCCAGAGGTGCAATCTATTATTTCCGTTGCTCTCAACTACTATACACCTCATCAGCGTCCGGAAGGCAAGGAATACGCCAAAATATCACGTTACGGATGGGGACGGGATTACCACAAGGTTTTACATAAAAAGCTGAAAGCACTGGTAAACTGGTTGCAAGCACAAGGAGAAGGAATTCAAGCTCGTTATTACGCCGATACTGGTCCAATTCAGGATAAAGTCTGGGCTCAACGTGCTGGAATTGGCTGGATTGCCAAAAATAGTAACGTGATTACGCGAGAGTACGGATCTTGGGTATTTTTGGGCGAAGTACTCACTAATTTGAATTTAGCGCCCGATCGCCCTCATACCGAACACTGCGGCACTTGTACTCGTTGTATGGAAGCTTGTCCGACAGGTGCAATTTCCCAACCTTTTGCGATCGATGCTAACCGTTGCATCGCTTATCACACAATTGAAAATCGCGCTCAAGAATTGCCGGATGCGATCGCCTCCCATTTAGACGGGTGGGTTGCCGGTTGCGATATTTGCCAAGATGTTTGTCCCTGGAACCAGCGTTTTGCTAAAGAAACTGACATTGATGAGTTTCAGCCTTATCCTGGTAATGTGGCTCCCAAACTCATGCAGTTAGCTGAAATTTCCTATGAAGATTGGCAGAGCCGTTTCCCCGCATCAGCGCTGCGGCGAATTAAACCAGAAATGTTGCGACGGAATGCCCGCTCTAACATTCAAAGCTTATAAGTTATAAACTTTGAATTTATAACTTATAATTCTTAACTTATCGTACTTCTATTTCTTTACTAAAACCATGAGCGTAAAAGTTATTATTTTTGATTTTGACGGCACTGTTGCCGATACTTTTGAGACAATAGTTAATATTAGTAATTTATTAGCACCTGAATTTGGTTATCAAAAAGCTACACCAGAGGATATTGTTAAATACAGAAATTTAACATCTAGAGATGTTATTAAGCAGTCAGGTGTTTCCCTTTTTAAGTTGCCTTTTATTTTAAAGAGGTTAAAAATTGAATTAAATAGTAAAATTCATTATTTAACGCCGATCCCAGGTATAAAGGAAGCTTTGTTTGAGTTAAAGCAACAAGGTAACACAATCGGTATTATTACTTCTAACGATAAAGAAAATGTCCTAATTTTTTTGGATAAAAATGGTATGCCCGATTTATTTGATTTTATTTATTCGGCAAAAAATATATTTGGTAAGAGCAAAATAATAAATAAATTTATTAAGCAAAACAAACTAAAACCAGAACAAATAATCTATATTGGCGATGAAACCAGAGATATAGAGGCTGCAAAAAAGAGTCATATAAAAGTTATTGCAGTCACTTGGGGATTTAATGGCAAACAAATACTAGCAAAACAAAACCCTGATTTTTTAATAGAACAGCCTAGTGAATTAATTTCAGCATTAGAGCGTTTGCAAACTCAATAATTATTATAAGCCCACGAATAAGGAAGATGACAATCTACAATAATGCTGTTTTTTTATGATAGAATAACTCGTGGAAAAGAAACACTAATTTATGAAAAATTTACCAAATAAAGATAAAAAATTTGGTAAACTCAACTTGAGTTTGGACAAGTAACATAATATTTACAAAACCAAAGAGCCTGGTTTATTATCCATCCTTATATGGAGTCTGAATTGTCGATGTATTACTTAGGTTAAAGTAGCCAACATTTCATCGAGTAAATGGCGAGTACCCAGTTCAAGCTCCGATAAGATCGGGAGTTATCTAAAACTAAAAGTCATTGATATACTTACAGATATAGAGCGATCGAAATCCGGATAAAGCTGGCAAAGTAGAGAAAATGGGCATTCTCCGGCAGTCTTTCTCAGGAGAATTTAGCGTCCGAGAACAGGGTATATCCCAACCCACCAAGCTGGCAGTCCCTGTTTCAGTACATTTGCTCTCGTTAAGCGGTCGGTGAAACCCGCCCTTTTAGCTTTAGCCCGAACCTATGGCAAAAAGCTGACTCTTGCTAAATGGAGAAAAAATTAAAAATTAGCATTGTTGAAACTTACCAAACACCAGTGTCTCAGATCACTGCCTTGGTTTCGCCATGACTGATACGATATAAAGTCAATACCTTGAGCGTCTTCTACCAGAGAAACCAGGAAAAAGAGCGTTCGGCAAACCGCCACTTAGCAATCGCTCACCACAGGCAACCAATGGTTTATACCTGTGCAAGCGTAGCTGTTGGCGATCGTCGCGTCCGGGGTAAGGTATAGGCCAGCGTCGAAAAGCTTGATTTTCACCGCTTTGCCGATGATGACTCCCTTATTGCCAAGAGCTTAGAATCACCCGACCTTGATAAAGCTACAGATTCCAGACTGCTATGCGGTTTAAATTAAGTAAAAAAATGGTACCTTCAGTTGCATCTGAATAACTAAAATGAGTGTTTGTTGGAGTGGATGGTATTGGCGATGATTTCGTGCAGCAGGCTTCCCGAAAGGCAGCGGATTAGCGTTAGCATGGTGAACAATCATACTGTTGGCAAATTTATTAGCTAGGGTAAAATTCACCAAGTTTGCTTCAAGCGGTACATCTCAGTCTGGTACTGCTGCGAGAGATTAGCTTCATCTACGATTAACCGACAGCATCAATAGTTCGGAGGCAAACTAGCTACATCAGGATTAGCTCCTCTCATACATAAACACTGACTGGGCAAGCCAGTCGCAACCATTTTAGGAACAAAAACTGAGCTACAGTCAAAGTTATGAAAAAGCTAGCTAGTACAAAATGCCTTAAATGCAGCGCTGGGGTCTGATTAACAAACGGTCGAAGATGCAAAATCCGAATAAGGGACTGGTTGAGGAAGGAAAGCGAGCAACACCCATGTCTAGTATGCAAAACCAATTTACGATTCACTTCTGGGGCGTCAGAGGTAGTATCCCAAGTCCAGGGCCACACACAGTCCGCTATGGCGGCAATACTCCTTGTGTAGAAATGCGCGTGGGTGGAAAACGCCTGATTTTTGATGGTGGCACCGGCTTACGAGTTTTGGGACAATCTCTCTTCTCCCATATGCCTCTAGAAGCTTATATGTTTTTTACCCACTCTCATTGGGATCACATTCAAGGATTTCCCTTCTTTTTACCAGCCTTTATCAAGGGAAATTGCTTCCATATATATGGAGCTATGGCTCCCAACGGTGCCACCATCCAGCAGCGCCTCAACGATCAAATGCTGCACCCCAATTTTCCCGTCCCACTACAGATTATGGGGGCCCAGCTGAAATTCTACAATCTGGAAATGGGAGACAGTGTTGAACTGGGGGATGTTCGGCTGGAAACTGGTTTGTTAAATCATCCAGGGGAAGCAATGGGCTACCGCGTCAACTGGCGCGGTTATTCCGCAGCTTACATCACCGATACAGAACATTATCCAGATCGTTTGGATGAAACTGTTGTCAGGCTAGCTCACAACGCCGACGTGCTGATCTACGATGCTACGTATACAGATGAGGAGTACCATTCGCCAAAATCAAGTAAGGTAGGATGGGGACACTCTACCTGGCAGGAAGCGATTAAAGTGGCTAAGGCAGCAAATGTCAAGCAATTGGTAATCTTCCACCACGATCCCCTGCATGACGATGATTTCTTGGATATGGTAGGAGAACAGGCTGTGAAGTTATTTCCCAATACCCTGTTGGCACGAGAAGGAATAACTCTAGAGATAGTCCCACCATCGGTATCTGTCACTGAAGACCTACAGGAGGCTAAAGTAACTGCCTAATCGGTTAATTCCAGATTGCCGATCGCAGATTGTCGATGCCATTTTCCGATTTTGTTATCCTAACTCTGAAATTTGAAATTCGCCGAGAGTCTGATTTGTGTAAAATGTAAAGCGTGTGGGTTACCTCATCGCTAACAACTGCTCTAACTCCAACTGCTGTTGCCCTGGGAAACTTTGATGGCGTACATCGAGGGCATCAACAGGTGGTTAAACCCGTATTGCCAGAATCCTTAGCTGAATCCTTGGCTACTCGAAGCTTAGCGGCGTTTCCTCCCGCAGAAAGTCGTTGCCCAGAGGATAAAAGCCTTCTGGAAAATACTATTTCCGAAAGCCGCGACTCTATTCATAAATTGAGTATCAGCACAAATTTCTATGCAACCGTTGTCACCTTTAATCCCCATCCCCAAGAGTTTTTCACGGGGAAATCGCGTGCTTTGTTAACCCCTCCCGATGAAAAAGTTCTTCATCTCGCCTCCCTTGGTGTGGAACAGCTGGTGATGTTGCCTTTTGGCCGGGAAATGGCCGCGCTCAGCCCGCACGAATTTGTAGAAAACATTCTCGTACAGCAACTGAGGGCTGAGCGGGTGAGCGTAGGGCAGGATTTTTGTTTCGGATATAAGCGATCGGGTACATCAGCCGATTTGCAAGCGATCGCAGCCAAATACGATGTGGAAGTAATTATAGTGCCCATTCAAAATAGCGAAGGCGAAAGAATCAGCAGTTCGATGATCCGCCAAGCGCTCCTTTCAGGAGATATTGAGCGTGCAAATCGGTTGCTGGGGAGACCTTACACTCTCACAGGTTCAGTGGTCAAAGGTCAGCAACTGGGCAGAACTCTAGGATTTCCGACCGCTAACCTGCAATTGCCGAGCGAAAAATTAATACCCCATTTTGGTGTCTACGCCGTGCGAGTTGCGATCGAACCAGCACAAAATTTTAGCCAAGATAGCACAGAGTTTTGTGGCAAAGAAAAAAATAATTTAACTGAAAATTCATTATCTCACCTTCTGCCTGGGGTGATGAATATTGGCTGTCGGCCAACCGTGAATGGCACAAGTACAACTGTGGAAATCCACTTGTTAGACTGGTTTGGAGATTTGTATGGAAAAACTATAACGGTAAGTTTAGAAAAATTCCTGCGCCCAGAACAAAAATTTGCTTCCCTCGCAGCGCTCAAAGCGCAAATCGAAGTAGACTCGGCAACCGCTAGAGCGCTGTTTATAGGTAATGGATAATTGCAAATATTAGCTTGAAATTAAATCTAAAATCTGCAATTTAAAATTAAAAATTTACCCATTACCCATTACCGATTACCAATATGAGAAAACATATTGAAATACTCACCGCAAACCTGGGCCGTACTATTGTTGGCAAAGCTGATGCCATCCGCTTAGTATTGGTAGCCCTGCTTAGCGGTGGGCACGCCCTGCTGGAAGATGTGCCGGGAGTAGGTAAAACCTTACTGGCCAAATCGCTATCTCGCTCGATCGATGGCAAATTTCAACGCATTCAATGTACTCCCGATTTACTCCCCAGCGATATCACAGGAACCAATATCTGGAATCAAAGTAGCGGTGAATTTGAATTTCTGGCTGGGCCAGTATTCGCAAACATCCTGCTGGCAGACGAAATTAACCGCGCTACACCCCGCACCCAGTCTGCCTTGTTGGAAGTAATGGAAGAAAGGCAAGTAACTGTGGATGGGGTACCTCGTTTAGTTCCCAACCCATTTTTTGTCATTGCTACCCAAAATCCGATCGAATATCAAGGCACCTTTCCCCTGCCAGAGGCCCAGATGGATCGTTTTACCCTTTGCCTCACACTCGGCTATCCCAGCGAAGTAGAAGAACTGCAAATGCTGCAAAGGCTTCACGAAGGAGTCAACGTCGATGAACTGCAACCGTGTATTTCGACTGAGGATGTTTTGGAGTTGAGGCGTTTGTGCGGTCAAGTCAAGGTGGAAGCCGCTCTACAACATTACATCCTTAACTTAGTGCGAGCCACGCGAGAAGATGAAGAAATTACTTTGGGCGTCAGTCCTCGCGGTACAGTCGCCTTGCAGAAAGCTAGCCAAGCCCTTGCTTTTATTCTCGGTAGAGATTACGCTATTCCCGATGATGTCAAGTTTCTGGCACCCTACGTGCTTTCCCACCGCCTCATTCCCTCTGGTGGGCGGCGGGCAAAAACCATTGTGGAGCGGCTGTTAAGATCTGTATCAGTTCCTTAAAATATTAGGTGTGTTGTTGGGAGCCTTATTTGTCTGACAGTAGAGTACGAACAAAGCTTTATCGAGGCCGATCGCGCCACAAACAGAATAAGCGATCGCCGATCGTTTTGTTTTTGTTACTTTTACTGTGGAGTAGCGTAATTGCCTGGGGTTTTACTCTGTTAACGCAATATCCCGGACAAAGCCAAACCATACCTCAAGTATCCCCCGCCGTATATCCGGCATCTAGCGAAGCAATCAATATTCCCTCGCCAAATCCCCTGGCTACAGTTGACATAGTTCCGCAGCGATATCAACTCGGACAACAACTATATCTTGAAAACTGTGCTACCTGTCACATTGGCCTACCGCCAGCAGTTTTACCAACGGAAACTTGGCGAAACCTCATTCAAGATGAGGAACATTATGGCAAAAAGCTGAAGCCCCTAGTAGACCCCGAACGCTTCCTCGTGTGGGACTACTTGCGGGTTTTCTCGCGCACGCAAGCACCAGAAGAAGAACAAACCCCTTATCGAGTAGCTCAATCTCGCTATTTTAAAGCGCTCCATCCCAGAGTCAAACTACCCCAACCCGCTAATATGGGGAGTTGCGTCACCTGTCACCCTAAAGTGGAGCAATACGATTTTCGCACTCTCTCCTCAGAATGGCAAAACGCCCCGTAAGCTGCGGCATTTGGGATAGCCTTTATTGCCGCACCAAATGCCAAGACATAACAGTCAAAAGCCGCAATCGGGAACTTTTCTCTGGGCAGAAATTACGGTAACAAGTGGGTAATTCCCACCAGTCAACTGTACAGCCAAGAGCGGAATTGAGGATGATAAGATTAAAATATTCTTAAAAATCCTTTTTCCAGCCACCAGACACGGTTTGCAGTCGTGCTATTTTAGCTAACCTTCCTGACGAGAAGGCTTTTCTAGCATAAAGTCTGCTGAGCTTATTTGTGTGTATTCCGCTCTCTTCCAGATGTGTTACCAGGTAATTATTTGCTCGAAAGTCAGTTCCGGTCTGTTTCCAAATACAAATTTATCCTTCTTTTTCCGCAGTTTCATTAGTAACTGAGTAACTGGGGAAGCGATGAGAGTAATTTGGCAGCGGCGAATAGATCGGCTGATTGCACAAGCAGATCGGGTGGCAAAAGACAAGAAATGAAAATCTGGGAGCTAACTAAGAAGTTATTAATATTCCAGGTAAGTGCAAAAAATGCAAATAGCTAACAGATAGATCGTCGAGCAAATGCTACCTGCCAAGTGCGATCGCCAAATAACAGAATAAAAATGAAAAATGGCCAAAGCCTTTTCACACAGAACAACTAACAGCTAACAAATACTGCCATGTTAAAAACTTTGCTGGGCGATCCAAACGCTCGTAAACTCAAGAAATTTCAACCTTACATTGCCGAAATCAACATCTTAGAAGAAGATATGCAGGCTCTTTCCGATCGAGAACTGATCGGCAAGACAGCCGCATTTAAAGAGCGCCTCGCCAAAGCCAAAACACCCAGCGAGGAGAAAGAAATCCTCGATGAAATACTGCCAGAAGCTTTTGCCGCAGTGCGAGAAGCAAGCCGTCGCGTTTTGGGATTGCGGCACTTTGACGTGCAGCTATTGGGCGGAATTATACTGCACTCCGGACAAATCGCCGAAATGAAAACAGGGGAAGGAAAAACCCTGGTATCCACTCTACCCGCTTACTTAAACGCCCTCAGCGGCAAAGGGGTACACGTGATCACGGTTAACGATTACCTGGCGAAGCGGGATGCCGAATGGATGGGGCAAATACATCGCTTCTTGGGATTGAGCGTAGGGTTGATCCAAGCAGGCATGAATTCGACAGAACGCCAGAAAAATTATCAGTGCGATATCACCTACGCCACAAACAGCGAAATTGGTTTCGACTACTTGCGGGACAATATGGCCACATCTATGTCAGAAGTGGTACAACGTCCTTTTAA
This genomic window from Aerosakkonema funiforme FACHB-1375 contains:
- a CDS encoding ketosteroid isomerase family protein, with the translated sequence MQTADAIDSNLKSPASISLKIEGVTESVILRYFETMNTGDFQATAALFATDGAMLPPFESPVVGVDAIAAYLQQEAQGMRLYPREGIHLPLEDSYIQFQVSGKVQTPVFGVNVTWLFVVNPQREIFSATIKLLASPQELLGLRH
- a CDS encoding orange carotenoid protein N-terminal domain-containing protein, with the protein product MTFMADFASICFSKTFISYRLADPVSATTALFNRLSVDDQLAVLWYAYADWGRSIAPATPGSARLHLAEGLLERIKQMSHTEQLQAMRDLVIKEDTQIGRSYGVLSPNTKLAFWYQLAKWMTQGFMVPVPAGYQLSCDGERVLKAVKELDFGQQITFLRDATMDMGIDPLAD
- the queG gene encoding tRNA epoxyqueuosine(34) reductase QueG; the encoded protein is MNSKKQSTWEVSAFTAQVKQKALDLGFHKAGIAAVEPQADSEAQQLQAWLALDYHADMVWMENPKRQNVRLVMPEVQSIISVALNYYTPHQRPEGKEYAKISRYGWGRDYHKVLHKKLKALVNWLQAQGEGIQARYYADTGPIQDKVWAQRAGIGWIAKNSNVITREYGSWVFLGEVLTNLNLAPDRPHTEHCGTCTRCMEACPTGAISQPFAIDANRCIAYHTIENRAQELPDAIASHLDGWVAGCDICQDVCPWNQRFAKETDIDEFQPYPGNVAPKLMQLAEISYEDWQSRFPASALRRIKPEMLRRNARSNIQSL
- a CDS encoding HAD-IA family hydrolase, which gives rise to MSVKVIIFDFDGTVADTFETIVNISNLLAPEFGYQKATPEDIVKYRNLTSRDVIKQSGVSLFKLPFILKRLKIELNSKIHYLTPIPGIKEALFELKQQGNTIGIITSNDKENVLIFLDKNGMPDLFDFIYSAKNIFGKSKIINKFIKQNKLKPEQIIYIGDETRDIEAAKKSHIKVIAVTWGFNGKQILAKQNPDFLIEQPSELISALERLQTQ
- a CDS encoding MBL fold metallo-hydrolase, yielding MSSMQNQFTIHFWGVRGSIPSPGPHTVRYGGNTPCVEMRVGGKRLIFDGGTGLRVLGQSLFSHMPLEAYMFFTHSHWDHIQGFPFFLPAFIKGNCFHIYGAMAPNGATIQQRLNDQMLHPNFPVPLQIMGAQLKFYNLEMGDSVELGDVRLETGLLNHPGEAMGYRVNWRGYSAAYITDTEHYPDRLDETVVRLAHNADVLIYDATYTDEEYHSPKSSKVGWGHSTWQEAIKVAKAANVKQLVIFHHDPLHDDDFLDMVGEQAVKLFPNTLLAREGITLEIVPPSVSVTEDLQEAKVTA
- a CDS encoding bifunctional riboflavin kinase/FAD synthetase, producing the protein MWVTSSLTTALTPTAVALGNFDGVHRGHQQVVKPVLPESLAESLATRSLAAFPPAESRCPEDKSLLENTISESRDSIHKLSISTNFYATVVTFNPHPQEFFTGKSRALLTPPDEKVLHLASLGVEQLVMLPFGREMAALSPHEFVENILVQQLRAERVSVGQDFCFGYKRSGTSADLQAIAAKYDVEVIIVPIQNSEGERISSSMIRQALLSGDIERANRLLGRPYTLTGSVVKGQQLGRTLGFPTANLQLPSEKLIPHFGVYAVRVAIEPAQNFSQDSTEFCGKEKNNLTENSLSHLLPGVMNIGCRPTVNGTSTTVEIHLLDWFGDLYGKTITVSLEKFLRPEQKFASLAALKAQIEVDSATARALFIGNG
- a CDS encoding AAA family ATPase; its protein translation is MRKHIEILTANLGRTIVGKADAIRLVLVALLSGGHALLEDVPGVGKTLLAKSLSRSIDGKFQRIQCTPDLLPSDITGTNIWNQSSGEFEFLAGPVFANILLADEINRATPRTQSALLEVMEERQVTVDGVPRLVPNPFFVIATQNPIEYQGTFPLPEAQMDRFTLCLTLGYPSEVEELQMLQRLHEGVNVDELQPCISTEDVLELRRLCGQVKVEAALQHYILNLVRATREDEEITLGVSPRGTVALQKASQALAFILGRDYAIPDDVKFLAPYVLSHRLIPSGGRRAKTIVERLLRSVSVP
- a CDS encoding diheme cytochrome c; the encoded protein is MSDSRVRTKLYRGRSRHKQNKRSPIVLFLLLLLWSSVIAWGFTLLTQYPGQSQTIPQVSPAVYPASSEAINIPSPNPLATVDIVPQRYQLGQQLYLENCATCHIGLPPAVLPTETWRNLIQDEEHYGKKLKPLVDPERFLVWDYLRVFSRTQAPEEEQTPYRVAQSRYFKALHPRVKLPQPANMGSCVTCHPKVEQYDFRTLSSEWQNAP